One window of the Devosia sp. 2618 genome contains the following:
- the rpmB gene encoding 50S ribosomal protein L28 — MARRCELTGKGVMTGNNVSHALNRTRRRFLPNLLNVTLISDALNRSVKLRISAAALRSVEHRGGLDAFLLKQSDDTLSPLAAGIKKEIRAALAAA; from the coding sequence ATGGCACGTCGCTGCGAATTGACTGGTAAGGGCGTAATGACCGGGAACAACGTTTCTCACGCTCTCAACCGCACCCGTCGCCGGTTCCTCCCGAACCTGCTGAACGTTACGCTGATCTCGGACGCTCTGAACCGCTCGGTCAAGCTGCGCATTTCTGCTGCAGCACTGCGCTCGGTCGAGCACCGCGGTGGCCTCGATGCATTCCTGCTCAAGCAGAGCGACGACACGCTGTCGCCACTTGCTGCCGGCATCAAGAAGGAAATTCGCGCCGCCCTCGCTGCTGCCTAA
- a CDS encoding esterase-like activity of phytase family protein, with translation MTRLLAAIAAALLVGVSAASAVEATVSATPITRFKDSDIDQKVDKLIFRGGIAMTSPDDTFGGLSGLTVTGPDQHVTFVSDRGNFVVGQLAYDDDDRLFGFIGVRIEAMRNSKGDVLPRQYAKDAESVDTVYRDGVPVAVRVGFEHLTRVADFAITDGMPGGPAREVAIPQWLTDLRTNESLESVCIAPPASPVAGSTLLLTEEYLDEAGNHRGYLLGQNDKGPITYFNSPVVNPTECAFLPNGDLLVLERGISMLSFVMNLRRVPAADVRPGNLMVGELLLSATGGSIDNMEAMTVHTAPNGEMRILIGSDNNFNDWQRSLLLEFALPE, from the coding sequence ATGACCCGGCTTCTCGCCGCAATCGCTGCGGCCTTGCTGGTGGGCGTCTCCGCCGCCAGCGCGGTCGAAGCGACGGTGAGTGCCACCCCAATCACCCGGTTCAAGGATAGCGACATCGACCAGAAGGTCGACAAGCTGATCTTTCGTGGCGGCATCGCCATGACCAGCCCCGATGACACTTTTGGAGGCCTCTCGGGCCTGACAGTCACCGGCCCCGACCAGCATGTCACCTTCGTCTCAGACCGGGGCAATTTCGTTGTCGGGCAACTGGCCTATGACGATGATGATCGCCTGTTCGGCTTTATCGGGGTGCGCATCGAGGCCATGCGCAATTCCAAGGGCGATGTGCTGCCCCGCCAATATGCCAAGGACGCCGAAAGCGTCGATACGGTCTATCGTGATGGCGTTCCCGTCGCCGTCCGCGTCGGCTTCGAGCACCTGACCCGCGTCGCCGACTTTGCGATCACCGATGGCATGCCCGGCGGTCCGGCGCGGGAAGTTGCCATCCCGCAATGGCTGACCGATCTGCGCACCAATGAATCACTGGAATCGGTCTGCATCGCACCGCCCGCTTCACCGGTTGCCGGCTCGACCCTGCTGCTGACCGAGGAATATCTCGACGAGGCCGGCAATCATCGCGGCTATCTGCTCGGCCAGAACGACAAGGGCCCGATCACCTATTTCAATAGCCCGGTGGTCAATCCCACCGAATGTGCCTTCCTGCCCAATGGCGATCTGCTGGTGTTGGAGCGCGGCATTTCCATGCTGAGCTTCGTGATGAACCTCCGCCGGGTTCCTGCCGCCGACGTGCGGCCGGGCAATCTGATGGTGGGCGAATTGCTGTTATCGGCCACCGGCGGCTCGATCGACAATATGGAAGCCATGACAGTCCACACTGCACCCAATGGCGAAATGCGGATTTTGATCGGCTCGGACAACAATTTCAACGATTGGCAGCGCAGCCTGCTGCTGGAATTTGCACTGCCGGAATAG
- a CDS encoding nuclear transport factor 2 family protein, which produces MPGQENTALPIPLEAYFAAEGHSTTLDLFANDAVVEDEGKVHTGAGAIGEWLASVQQRYQPRYKVQGAETVGERTVVTFEVSGTFPGSPAVLRQAITVRDGVIGRLQTL; this is translated from the coding sequence ATGCCCGGCCAAGAAAACACCGCCCTGCCCATTCCGCTCGAAGCCTATTTTGCCGCCGAGGGCCACAGCACGACACTCGATCTGTTCGCGAACGATGCCGTGGTTGAGGACGAGGGCAAGGTCCATACCGGCGCGGGGGCGATCGGGGAATGGCTGGCCAGTGTGCAGCAGCGCTATCAGCCGCGATATAAAGTGCAGGGCGCCGAGACGGTTGGCGAGCGGACGGTGGTGACGTTTGAGGTGTCGGGGACCTTCCCGGGCAGCCCGGCGGTGTTGCGGCAGGCGATTACCGTTCGGGATGGGGTGATCGGGCGGTTGCAGACTTTGTAG
- the cobS gene encoding cobaltochelatase subunit CobS, whose amino-acid sequence MTEYANLPDTEYSARELFGIDTDMKVMGYKEANSHVPPIDPDYLFDRNTTLAILAGFQYNRRVMVQGYHGTGKSTHIEQVAARLNWPLVRVNLDSHVSRIDLVGKDAIVLKDGKQITEFRDGILPWAVQNNVALVFDEYDAGRPDVMFVIQRVLEVAGRLTLLDQNRVIVPHPAFRLFSTTNTIGLGDTSGLYHGTQQINQGQMDRWSLVTTLNYLPHDKEVGIVLAKNKAYGADEKGKKLVSNMVRLADLTRQAFINGDLSTVMSPRAVITWAENTQIFGGDIGFAFRLTFLNKCDELERPVVAEFYQRVFGEDLPESSANLAVSV is encoded by the coding sequence ATGACTGAGTACGCCAATCTGCCTGACACCGAATATTCGGCTCGGGAGCTGTTCGGCATCGACACCGATATGAAGGTGATGGGCTACAAAGAAGCCAACAGCCACGTGCCACCGATCGATCCGGATTACCTGTTCGACCGCAACACGACCCTGGCGATTCTGGCCGGCTTTCAGTACAACCGCCGCGTCATGGTGCAGGGCTATCACGGCACCGGCAAGTCGACGCATATCGAGCAGGTTGCGGCGCGCCTCAACTGGCCGCTGGTCCGCGTGAACCTCGACAGCCATGTGTCGCGTATCGATCTCGTCGGCAAGGACGCGATCGTGCTCAAGGACGGCAAGCAGATCACCGAATTCCGCGATGGCATCCTGCCATGGGCCGTGCAGAACAACGTCGCGCTGGTGTTTGACGAATATGACGCCGGTCGTCCAGACGTGATGTTCGTGATCCAGCGCGTGCTTGAAGTGGCGGGTCGGCTGACCTTGCTCGACCAGAACCGCGTGATCGTGCCCCATCCGGCGTTCCGGCTGTTCTCGACCACCAATACCATTGGTCTGGGCGATACGTCGGGCCTCTATCACGGCACCCAGCAGATCAACCAGGGTCAGATGGACCGCTGGAGCCTGGTCACGACGCTGAACTACCTGCCACACGACAAGGAAGTCGGCATCGTTCTGGCCAAGAACAAAGCCTATGGCGCCGACGAGAAGGGCAAGAAGCTCGTCTCCAACATGGTGCGTCTGGCTGACCTCACCCGTCAGGCTTTCATCAATGGCGATCTGTCGACCGTCATGAGCCCGCGTGCTGTCATCACCTGGGCCGAAAACACCCAGATTTTCGGTGGCGATATCGGCTTTGCCTTCCGGCTGACGTTTCTGAACAAATGCGACGAACTCGAGCGCCCCGTGGTTGCCGAATTCTACCAGCGCGTGTTCGGCGAAGATCTGCCTGAATCGTCGGCCAATCTGGCTGTATCGGTTTAA
- a CDS encoding queuosine precursor transporter translates to MLARFIAAVAAMVVVVAASNILVLYPLQAHIGSVNLADLLTWGAFTFPFAFLISDLTNRYDGPRNARLVVLVGFLVGLALSFYLSANPLPWNTEGGAATTQRIALASAAAFLVGQLLDISIFSRLRAAKAWFVPPLAASLFGSMIDTAIFFSVAFAPALVGVDYFFGLEDGSLGFPAPWLGVGPEVPLWTSLASGDFMVKFLAALLLLAPYRLLMGRIRPLPALGAGRL, encoded by the coding sequence ATGCTAGCTCGTTTCATTGCGGCCGTGGCCGCCATGGTCGTGGTCGTTGCCGCGTCCAATATTCTGGTTCTCTATCCACTGCAGGCCCATATCGGCTCGGTCAATCTGGCTGACCTGCTGACCTGGGGGGCCTTCACCTTCCCCTTTGCCTTCCTGATCTCGGATCTCACCAACCGCTATGACGGCCCGCGCAATGCGCGGCTGGTGGTGCTGGTTGGCTTTCTGGTGGGTCTGGCGCTGTCCTTCTATCTCAGCGCCAATCCGCTGCCCTGGAACACCGAGGGCGGCGCCGCGACCACCCAGCGCATCGCGCTGGCCTCGGCGGCAGCATTCCTCGTTGGGCAGTTGCTCGATATCTCGATCTTCTCGCGCCTGCGCGCCGCCAAGGCCTGGTTTGTGCCGCCGCTGGCTGCATCGCTGTTTGGTTCGATGATCGATACCGCGATCTTCTTTTCGGTGGCCTTCGCCCCCGCGCTGGTCGGCGTCGACTATTTCTTCGGGCTGGAGGATGGCTCGCTGGGCTTCCCCGCGCCATGGCTGGGCGTTGGGCCCGAAGTGCCGCTCTGGACCTCGCTGGCCTCTGGCGACTTCATGGTCAAGTTCCTGGCGGCGCTGCTGTTGCTGGCGCCCTATCGGCTGCTGATGGGGCGGATCAGGCCGCTGCCGGCGCTTGGGGCCGGACGGCTTTAG
- a CDS encoding DUF3108 domain-containing protein yields the protein MIKFRLIPVAALAVFLSHPASAAEVDATAKYVVTLGGINIANISVDLDDNGSRYDLNLSANVAGLGTLVASGTAKASSSGRSAGQTLVADTFNLQTRANGELFTVDVSFAGRDVSSFKVDPPIIDNYDRVPLERRHLTGVGDFLSAFVLKGTGLDKSLCQKQSNIFTGVERFNIAMTYAGEDNATSPRTGYQGPVVLCTVDYNPVSGHFTSSDITNYLADSNRIIIWYAPLGDSGYFIPYRVLLGTNMGDLSMVLTGLRN from the coding sequence TTGATCAAGTTTCGACTCATTCCCGTAGCCGCCCTGGCGGTGTTCCTGAGCCATCCGGCCAGCGCCGCCGAGGTGGACGCTACGGCTAAGTATGTCGTGACGCTGGGCGGCATCAATATCGCCAATATCAGCGTCGACCTCGACGACAATGGCAGCCGCTACGATCTGAACCTCTCGGCCAATGTGGCAGGGCTCGGAACGCTGGTTGCCAGCGGCACGGCCAAGGCCAGCTCATCCGGCCGCTCGGCCGGGCAGACGCTGGTGGCCGACACGTTCAATCTGCAGACCCGCGCCAATGGCGAGCTGTTTACCGTCGATGTCAGCTTTGCCGGGCGCGATGTGTCCTCGTTCAAGGTCGATCCGCCGATCATCGACAATTACGACCGCGTGCCGCTCGAGCGCCGCCACCTGACCGGCGTTGGCGATTTCCTCTCGGCCTTCGTGCTCAAGGGCACCGGGCTCGACAAGAGCCTCTGCCAGAAGCAGTCCAATATCTTTACCGGCGTCGAGCGCTTCAACATCGCCATGACCTATGCCGGCGAAGACAATGCCACCTCGCCTCGCACCGGCTATCAGGGGCCGGTCGTGCTGTGCACGGTCGACTACAATCCTGTCTCGGGGCACTTCACCAGCTCGGACATCACCAATTACCTGGCTGACAGCAACCGCATCATCATCTGGTATGCGCCGCTCGGCGACAGCGGCTACTTCATCCCCTATCGCGTGCTGCTGGGCACCAATATGGGCGATCTGTCGATGGTTCTGACCGGCCTGCGTAACTAG
- the cobT gene encoding cobaltochelatase subunit CobT, protein MAQPPRSKANKPDQTQLFKSAMGATVRAIGGKADLEVTFTADRPLLTSDKARLANLPRLPTKRDIAIARGQGDAMAMRLASHDPDTHRKRSPMDPIARAAFDALEQARVEALGCVRMPGMVGNISEMLEDRLFRANFAEIDDKGDAPIAEALGLLLREKLAGVPVPPSGHALVDLWRKEIEDKGGKSLDDLLTRYENQDEFSKAAKALLRDLNLVPESELEDPDASDDETDENQEPDQGEASDQSPEQGEGENDSEDSDQDEQAGESEETGDVDGIESDMADTDEDAAAEAGEDAPMPPPGKDGGTQLSNQFNYKVFTTKFDEIVKAAELCPPDELDQLRALLDKQLENLAGAVARLANKLQRRLMAKQNRSWQFDLEEGLLDTARLTRVVTDPMQALSFKVENDTDFRDTVVTLLIDNSGSMRGRPITIAAICGDILARTLERCGVKVEILGFTTRAWKGGKSREAWLEAGRPANPGRVNDVRHIIYKAADEPWRHARRNLGLMMREGLLKENIDGEALEWARRRLMARPEARRILMVISDGAPVDDSTQSVNAGNYLEAHLRQVIEDIETRSPIQLVAVGIGHDVTRYYRRAVTLLDAEELAGALTDELASLFDEEMPAQARRRGRG, encoded by the coding sequence ATGGCACAACCACCGCGCAGCAAAGCCAATAAGCCAGACCAGACCCAGCTGTTCAAATCAGCCATGGGTGCGACGGTGCGCGCCATTGGTGGCAAGGCCGATCTTGAAGTGACCTTTACGGCTGATCGGCCGCTTTTGACCTCGGACAAGGCGCGTCTGGCCAATCTGCCGCGCCTGCCCACCAAGCGCGATATTGCCATTGCCCGCGGGCAGGGCGACGCCATGGCCATGCGTCTGGCCAGCCACGATCCCGATACCCACCGCAAGCGCTCGCCGATGGACCCCATCGCCCGCGCCGCGTTCGACGCGCTCGAACAGGCCCGTGTCGAGGCTCTGGGCTGCGTGCGCATGCCCGGCATGGTCGGCAATATCAGCGAAATGCTGGAAGACCGGCTGTTCCGCGCCAATTTTGCCGAGATCGACGACAAGGGCGATGCGCCGATCGCCGAGGCCCTTGGCCTGCTGTTGCGTGAAAAGCTCGCTGGCGTGCCGGTGCCACCATCGGGCCACGCGCTGGTTGATCTGTGGCGCAAGGAAATCGAAGACAAGGGCGGCAAGTCGCTCGATGATCTTCTGACCCGCTACGAAAATCAGGACGAGTTCAGCAAGGCCGCCAAGGCGCTGCTGCGCGATCTCAACCTTGTGCCCGAAAGCGAACTGGAAGACCCTGACGCGTCGGACGATGAGACCGACGAAAATCAGGAACCCGATCAGGGCGAAGCCTCCGACCAGTCGCCCGAACAGGGCGAGGGCGAGAACGACAGCGAGGATTCCGATCAGGACGAGCAGGCCGGCGAATCGGAAGAAACCGGCGATGTCGACGGCATTGAGTCCGACATGGCCGATACCGACGAGGACGCTGCGGCCGAAGCTGGCGAAGACGCACCCATGCCCCCACCGGGTAAGGATGGCGGCACCCAGCTCTCCAATCAGTTCAACTACAAGGTGTTCACCACCAAGTTCGACGAGATCGTCAAGGCGGCCGAACTCTGCCCGCCCGACGAGCTCGATCAGCTCCGTGCTCTGCTCGACAAGCAGTTGGAAAACCTGGCCGGCGCCGTGGCGCGGCTGGCCAACAAGCTGCAGCGTCGTTTGATGGCGAAGCAAAACCGCTCTTGGCAGTTCGATCTCGAAGAAGGCCTGCTCGATACGGCGCGTCTGACGCGTGTCGTCACCGACCCGATGCAGGCTCTGTCCTTCAAGGTCGAAAACGACACCGATTTCCGCGACACAGTCGTCACCTTGCTGATCGACAATTCCGGCTCGATGCGCGGCCGCCCGATCACCATTGCGGCGATCTGCGGCGACATTCTTGCGCGCACGCTGGAGCGTTGCGGCGTCAAGGTCGAGATCCTGGGTTTCACCACCCGCGCCTGGAAGGGGGGCAAGAGCCGCGAAGCCTGGCTCGAAGCGGGCCGTCCGGCCAATCCGGGCCGCGTCAACGATGTGCGCCACATCATCTACAAGGCTGCCGACGAGCCATGGCGTCATGCCCGCCGCAACCTCGGCCTGATGATGCGCGAAGGTCTGCTCAAGGAAAACATCGACGGCGAAGCGCTCGAATGGGCCCGTCGACGCCTGATGGCCCGTCCTGAAGCGCGCCGTATCCTCATGGTGATTTCCGATGGGGCGCCGGTCGATGACTCGACCCAGTCGGTCAATGCCGGCAATTATCTCGAAGCCCATCTCCGTCAGGTGATCGAGGACATCGAAACCCGCTCGCCCATCCAGCTGGTGGCGGTGGGCATTGGCCATGACGTGACGCGTTATTATCGCCGCGCCGTCACCCTGCTCGATGCCGAAGAACTGGCCGGAGCGCTGACCGACGAGCTGGCCTCGTTGTTTGACGAAGAAATGCCGGCTCAAGCACGGCGGCGGGGACGGGGATGA